Genomic segment of Arachis hypogaea cultivar Tifrunner chromosome 11, arahy.Tifrunner.gnm2.J5K5, whole genome shotgun sequence:
ATCATTGATCACTTGAGTAGTAAAAGTGGATTTGCTTTTCTCTTTATATCAgatttacaatttatttttttcttgtttttaatgGTTTCTATTGTATTAATAAGCTACTAGACTAACTTGATTAAATTTGTTTACTAAAAATAACGAGTATTTTTTGCCACAAggatttttctctattttgtcaattcatatattatttatatcagaTGATATTATGTCTCTTGTATGGGAAAATATATTGCTTGTCCTTCAAAATTGATACCTCTGGAAAACTTTGCTTTATAAGACTAATGACTGGGCTCATTAGTTATGGAAATTTGCTTATCTATTTAGAGCGAGCATCTCAACAAATACAAGACTTGAATTGGTAGTTTCAATGTTTCGCCTTGAAGAAAGCTATTGGAATTTTCCACTTTAGGATGGATTTGAATCTTAACAAAGTGGAGGGTGCATTCAGTTATCAATTGAAGGTATATGATTGTGTAGGTAGAATGGTGGATTGTCCAATGTCATTCTAAATCCAATTTTAATGTGGAACAGTAGAGAATTGGGATGGATGTCTAGATCCTATCCTCCATTCAAAAGTTTCATCAAATTTGGGTCTTGCCATCTTTATACACCCAAACAGAACTTTTGAAAAACAAATGTAATGGTGGCATTTTGTCCTTATTAAATATAAGTTGGTTTGGTAAATGAGAAAGTGATTTCTACCAGATTGAAGAAATCATACCgtccatttatttttattttatcctcattggttatttacatttatatatttttcttcttatgtGGTAATTTATCACTATATCTCAATTTAACCATGCAAGGCATCTACTAAAATAAGCCACTAATATAAAATgcacattaaaataattattacttcTGTAATTAGGTTTTTGTTATATCTTTTTCTTTGCTTTATGCCTTTTAATTTTGTTCTGAGTTAATTGGAATTGAAATAGGTAATTAGAATAAGAGTAGCTTTAATTTTGATCATAAACACCTTGGATGTTGTCGTATTTTTCTGAACCTTTTATCTTGTTATAGTTGCTGATGTTGTGTTGTTGTTGGTGTtgtgttttgattttttaatttatcttcttGCATTGTCCCTGTTTGCTGGTATTCTTCTGTTACACACAATGCCCCTTTCACTATCACTTTCATATGGAAGAGGATGCTTTCTGCTTTAGATTTGGTGTATAATCTCCTAAAAGTATTTACTTAATCtgaattatttctattttatttaattgtgcTGCTTACTTTCTAAACTAATTTTCACTTTGCTCATTTCCTTCGAAAGAAGTGAAGTAGAAGTTATGAAGTAGAGAATGCCTTAACAAATTGTATGATATTAATTATGTATATCTATTGAATGATTATGAAGCAAATAAAAATGGGTAGCAGCCAGCCAGAAATAAAAAGAAGCTGAATGCTTTTTCTTGTGCATGCTCTCATGATTCCTGAACATTAGATTAAAATGCATCCAACTCAGTGTTGTCTTCCTTTATACGACTCATTTgaatcaatttttaatatttattatctatatTGTTTCTATGAACATAACGTGCCACTACCACATGTTTTCATTGTTACATACATTTCCTTCATTTTATCTTTGGTGAGAATGTCATTTCTACTTTGTACAGAACATGATAATTGAAATTCTAAAGTGAGAAATCATTGAtgctcattttaaaaaaaaattaatctaaataTATGTTGTTCTGCTTAGGTCTTTAAGATACAAAGAAGCTAGTCAACCAAATGGGGGACATAAAAGTAAATACAATTGGATGGATTGTATTAAAATCTTTTAGTTCTTTAAATGTGTTGCTATATTTTATGTGAATTAGTGGTAATTTTTCTAGTCTACATATCTGTGAAATGTTAATTGTGTAGTGatgtgtttgtttttttataaattgcaGGTATATGTTGATTTTTGGGAGATGGAGCCGTCGGATAGCGATTTTTTTAGAACAGACTCCGATGAGGAGTTCCCAAGAGAAGACGATCTAGATTTCTTAGACGACGATTCGGAGGCTGATGAAGTAGACCTCAAGATAAAAGAATAGTAGAGCTGTCACGAGAAGATATCATGCAACTTTAGTTTACAGATGAGGAAGCTGTTTATCGATTCTACAAGACATATGCAATGATGCACGGTTTCGCTGTGAGGTTGGATGAAGTCAGACGCGATAGCGATGGTTGCGTAATTATGCGCCAAATTGTTTGCAATCGGGCGGGCTCAAGAAAGGAAGAGGTTGAAAAGGACGAAAGAATCAGGGACCACCGACCCCTAACTCAAAGTTGTTGCCGGGCGAGAATTCGTGCAAGACTAgatagaaaaattcataaatGGAAGGTTGTTTCGTTCTACGAAGAGCACTCTCATGGATTAGTTGATCCACTCGATGTTAGCATGATGCTTGAGTATCGCACATTCAGTGTCTCGGATAAAGCTCAGGCGAAGAATTTGCACGACATAGGCATCAGGACCTGTCACATTTTGGGATACTTGGCTGCTCAAAAAGGTGGATATGCAAACTTGTCATTCAACCAAAAAGATATGTACAACCTCATTACTCAACATAGGAAGGAAAAGGTGCAGGGTGGTGATGCAAATGCTGTAATAAGCTACCTGAGAGGTAAAGATGGGAATGATTCTTATTTCTTTGGCAAGTACACATTAAGTAATGAGAATCAATTGGAAAATTTGTTTTGGGCTGATGGGACTAGCCGTATTGATTATGAGTGCTTTAGGGATGTCTTGACATTTGATTCGACTTACAATAGGAACGTCTAAAATAAACCACTTGTGATATTTTCTAGTAGCAATCATCATGGACAGACCGTCATATTTGGATGTGGTCTTCTTGATAATGAGGATATTGGTTCATACAAGTGGCTCTTGGAAACTTTTTTGGAAGCAATGGGGAATAAACACCCTATGGCAGTTGTCACCGACGGAGATCTTTCAATGAGAGAAGCCATTTAACAGGTCTTTCCTTATGCAACACATCGACTATGTGCATGGCACTTACATAGGAATGCATGCGAGAAGGTTAAGAACAGTGAATTTTTAAATGACTTCAAGAAATTGATTTATGCTAATGTGAGTGTTGAAGAGTTTCAGGTCATGTGGGGAGACATGGTGGCGAGGTATAACTTATCAAGCAACTCTTGGGTCGACCAAACTTATAAGTTGAGGAATTTATGGGCTCTTGGATATTTGAGGGACCAATTTTTTGGGCGAATTAGGACAACATCCCAGTGTGAAGGGATTAACTCTCTGATAAAAGCATATGTGAGAAAGAAAGATACCCTTCTAGAATTCATCAATAACATGGAGACCGTTGTTAGCCATTACAAGAACAATGAAAGAGTTGCAGAGTTCAATAGTAAATATACCGATCCAGTACTTGTGACTTCTTTGCCGACACTTGAAGATTTTGCTGCAAAGACTTTCACTCGTAACATGTTCCGGGAGGTCAGGAAGGAAATTGAGGGTGCTTGTGCTATGAATACAGAGTTGGTAATTCAGGATGGTGGAAAACTATACTTCAAGTGTAACAATTTTGGAATGCCAGAGATTGATCATGTGGTTGAGTTTGACAGAGTTGGGGGTATGCTTCGTTGTGAGTGTCTGTGGTTCGAAAATAGAGGGATTTCCTGCATGCACATATTCACATGCCTAAAGCACCAACACGTTGAAGTTATTCCAGAACGCTTAGTGTGCAAGTGTTGGATGAAGAATGCCAAGAGCGATTTCATGAAGTCAAACGTCGATGATCCAAGTGATTCTGATAAGGTACTAAAGTGTCGTTTGGGTGTGTTGGGTGCTGAGTGTTCTAGGTTGATGGATGTTGCAAGTAAGAACTCAAGTGATTTTGTCGAAGCAATGAATGATGTTGTTAACACAATTACAAAACTCCAAAAGTGAGGTGAAAATCCACGCAACGGTAATTTAGACGATGACTACGTTGTTGACCCATTGGTGGTGAAGAGTAAGGGAGCTCCCAAGAAAACTCAAAATTTAGGCAACGTAGAAGGTTTTCAAACTGCAGTGTGACAGGGCACTACAACAAAAGTTGTCCTAATGTTTCTGGTAGAATCCCAAAGGAGCCGGTAGACGATGATACAGAAAAGAATATCAGCAGCTATCTTGACATCCTCACTAAGGTATCTCATACTATAACTATGTTTAGAATTTCGTTGTATGGTGATTCGGCATATTGTGTTTTGGATTTAtaaactatgttatttttatacttttgtaaTGGAAGATGACGTTTGGTTTGTGATCAGCGCAAAAGACATGACAGTATGAAAAATCAGCAGAAGATGGAAAAAGATAGGAACATTGGTGGTGGAACAACACCAATCTCAGCAGCTAAATTGGCTTTTACTGACAAGTGAAAACATCAAGTCCTGGTCCCGATATCCCAGTTTGTGCATCTACAAGTAACGAAGAGTCTGGGATGAGTTCTAGAACAACTGAGTCTCCTGTTGTGGCCCCTGAAACTGGAATGGCAGATTGAAGATGATTAGATTTTAGGATGATTGGTAATTTTGTACCATTTACTAATTACCTTTGTTTTGTATAGTTTGCATTCATTGATTGATTTGACATTTATTGAACTCGGAAGATTATGTCATTTTACTCATttactattaaattttttaaatttcttttctttttatgttatcACCTTTTTCGTTTACTAAAATAGGACAACATAAGACATAGAATAAAAATACAATGTTTAAAATGTTACTGGAAAAATGATCACGTACACTACCAAAAAAATGGAGTTTAGCCACCAAATTTTAACTACTAACGCTAAATCGTGTCTTCTATTTATCACCAAATTGGCTCACATTGACGTGGCATAACCGACCTGTCTTTAATAGATTTATTAAGCTATAATattatttcttaaaaatattctaacattataacaaatttttaaaattaaatctaaaaatataaaaaattaaatttagataaaattaaaaattataaagataatTCAAATATTCTAATACTTGAGCtacttaaaaagataaaatttatttagctaaaataatataatttgaataaataataaaaagttca
This window contains:
- the LOC112721629 gene encoding protein FAR1-RELATED SEQUENCE 9-like, translated to MVARYNLSSNSWVDQTYKLRNLWALGYLRDQFFGRIRTTSQCEGINSLIKAYVRKKDTLLEFINNMETVVSHYKNNERVAEFNSKYTDPVLVTSLPTLEDFAAKTFTRNMFREVRKEIEGACAMNTELVIQDGGKLYFKCNNFGMPEIDHVVEFDRVGGMLRCECLWFENRGISCMHIFTCLKHQHVEVIPERLVCKCWMKNAKSDFMKSNVDDPSDSDKVLKCRLGVLGAECSRLMDVASKNSSDFVEAMNDVVNTITKLQNVTGHYNKSCPNVSGRIPKEPVDDDTEKNISSYLDILTKRKRHDSMKNQQKMEKDRNIGGGTTPISAAKLAFTDK